A part of Fusobacterium perfoetens genomic DNA contains:
- the gltS gene encoding sodium/glutamate symporter gives MLQIKLDMFQTLAFTVLLIWLGDYLRKKFPILKKYCIPSAVVGGLLFAIIACVLYVNGIMEFKFDSKTTNTLFYCLFFAASGAAAGLSLLKKGGKLIVIFSILAAATAFLQNVVAVGLGKVLGIKPLIALMTGSIPMTGGHGNAASFAPIAEQMGATGAVEVAIAAATFGLISGCIVGGPLGNAIVQKYGLKGNSTAEEIAEMEKANQKEFVMNKARSLNAACLMFIACGFGATLLVILKRVLPGVNLPIHVLCMLGGLIIRLVYDNFIGEDEALYESIDTLGEISLAMFVTMSIMTMKLWQLADLAIPMFILLIAQVVFISLFAVLISFRLLGKNYDAAVMAVGHTGFGLGAVPVSMATMKTVCDKYGYSKIAFFVVPVIGGLISNFTNAAIITFFLNMFK, from the coding sequence ATGTTACAAATTAAATTGGATATGTTCCAAACACTTGCGTTCACTGTTTTACTTATTTGGTTAGGAGATTATTTAAGAAAGAAATTTCCTATTTTGAAAAAATATTGTATACCATCAGCTGTTGTTGGAGGGCTTTTATTTGCAATAATAGCTTGTGTGTTATATGTTAATGGAATTATGGAGTTTAAATTTGATAGTAAAACTACAAATACTTTATTTTATTGTTTATTCTTCGCTGCTAGTGGAGCTGCTGCTGGACTTAGCTTACTTAAAAAAGGTGGAAAACTAATTGTTATATTCTCAATTCTTGCTGCTGCAACTGCATTTTTACAAAATGTTGTGGCTGTTGGACTTGGAAAAGTTTTAGGAATTAAACCTTTGATCGCTCTTATGACTGGTTCTATCCCAATGACTGGTGGACACGGAAATGCTGCTTCATTTGCACCTATCGCTGAACAAATGGGAGCTACTGGAGCTGTTGAAGTTGCTATTGCTGCTGCTACATTTGGATTAATTTCTGGTTGTATCGTTGGTGGACCTTTAGGAAATGCTATCGTTCAAAAATATGGTTTAAAAGGAAACTCAACTGCTGAAGAAATAGCTGAAATGGAAAAAGCTAATCAAAAAGAATTTGTGATGAATAAAGCTAGAAGCTTAAATGCAGCTTGTTTAATGTTTATTGCTTGTGGATTTGGAGCTACACTTCTTGTTATCCTTAAAAGAGTTTTACCTGGTGTAAACTTACCTATCCATGTTTTATGTATGTTAGGTGGATTAATTATAAGACTTGTTTATGATAACTTTATTGGTGAAGATGAGGCTTTATATGAATCAATCGATACTTTAGGAGAAATTTCTCTTGCAATGTTTGTTACAATGTCAATAATGACTATGAAATTATGGCAACTAGCTGACCTTGCAATTCCAATGTTTATACTTCTTATAGCTCAAGTAGTATTTATATCACTTTTCGCAGTATTAATCTCTTTCAGATTACTTGGAAAAAACTACGACGCAGCAGTTATGGCAGTAGGACATACAGGATTTGGTTTAGGAGCTGTACCAGTATCAATGGCAACAATGAAAACTGTTTGTGACAAATACGGATATTCAAAAATCGCTTTCTTCGTTGTACCAGTAATAGGTGGTCTTATCAGTAACTTTACAAATGCTGCTATTATCACTTTCTTCTTAAATATGTTTAAATAA
- the uvrA gene encoding excinuclease ABC subunit UvrA, with protein MLDKLIIKGAREHNLKNIDVEIPKNKFVVVTGVSGSGKSSLAFDTIYSEGQRRYVESLSAYARQFIGQMKKPEVDSIEGLSPAISIEQKTTNKNPRSTVGTVTEIYDYMRLLFAHIGIAHCPICGTPVDRKSIEEIVDSIIEKFDEKSKLIILSPVVKEKKGTHKNLFLNLVKKGFVRARVNGEILYLEDEINLDKNERHTIEVVVDRLVLKKGDREFETRLNQSVETATELSEGKVIINSNGEDYLYSENYACPYHEDVSIPELTPRLFSFNAPYGACPHCNGLGQNLEIDPNKLIIDKKLSINDGGIYIPGASTRKGWTWAMFQAMCKTFNIDCDIPVKDLSKEKIDIIFNGTDKRYRFDYEGKDFSFHGLREFHGIIKGLEKRHKESFSESQKEEIENKFMIEKECKYCHGKRLKPEVLAVTINGKNIIEICEMSIKETLEFFNGITLTEKQEKISKEILKEIRERLNFMINVGLDYLSLFRATKTLSGGESQRIRLATQIGSGLTGVLYVLDEPSIGLHQRDNDKLLESLTRLRDIGNTLVVVEHDEDTMNQADWILDLGRGAGEFGGDLVAFGTPSDIKNNPNSLTGEYLNGTKKIEVPDKRRTFEKTIKLFGAKGNNLKNIDVEIPLGVMTVVTGVSGSGKSTLINQTLYPILFNELNNGKLYPLAYDKIEGVENLDKVIDIDQTPIGRTPRSNPATYTKVFDEIRDIFAQTKDAKMKGYEKGRFSFNVKGGRCEACQGAGILKIEMNFLPDVYVECDVCHGKRYNKETLEVYYKGKTISDVLDMSINEAYEFFKAVPSLERKLKVLVDVGLGYIKLGQPATTLSGGEAQRIKLATELSKVSSGRTIYILDEPTTGLHFDDVKKLLEVLERLVEKGNTVVVIEHNLDVIKTADYIIDIGPEGGNGGGTIVKIGTPEEVARSRKSYTGKYLKKYLKK; from the coding sequence ATGTTAGATAAATTAATAATAAAAGGAGCGAGAGAACATAATTTAAAAAATATCGACGTTGAAATTCCTAAAAATAAATTTGTAGTAGTAACAGGAGTAAGTGGAAGTGGAAAATCATCACTAGCTTTTGATACAATTTATTCTGAGGGACAAAGAAGATATGTTGAAAGTTTATCAGCTTATGCAAGACAATTTATAGGACAGATGAAAAAACCTGAGGTAGATTCTATCGAGGGACTTTCACCAGCAATCTCAATCGAGCAAAAGACAACTAATAAAAATCCAAGATCAACAGTTGGAACTGTAACAGAGATTTATGATTATATGAGACTTTTGTTTGCTCATATAGGTATAGCTCATTGCCCAATCTGTGGAACTCCAGTGGATAGAAAAAGTATTGAAGAGATAGTTGATAGTATAATAGAAAAATTTGATGAGAAATCAAAACTTATAATTTTATCTCCAGTGGTTAAGGAGAAAAAAGGAACTCATAAAAATCTATTTTTAAACTTGGTGAAAAAAGGTTTTGTAAGAGCTAGAGTTAACGGAGAGATTTTATATCTTGAAGATGAGATTAATCTTGATAAAAACGAAAGACATACTATTGAAGTTGTAGTAGACAGACTTGTTTTAAAAAAAGGTGATAGAGAGTTTGAAACTAGACTTAATCAATCTGTTGAAACTGCTACAGAACTTTCAGAGGGAAAGGTTATAATAAATTCAAATGGTGAGGACTATCTTTACAGTGAAAACTATGCTTGCCCTTATCACGAAGATGTAAGCATTCCAGAACTTACTCCAAGACTTTTTTCATTTAATGCACCTTATGGAGCTTGTCCACATTGTAATGGGCTTGGGCAAAATCTTGAGATAGACCCAAATAAATTGATTATAGATAAAAAACTTTCAATCAATGATGGGGGAATATATATTCCTGGAGCATCAACCAGAAAAGGTTGGACTTGGGCAATGTTCCAAGCTATGTGTAAAACTTTTAATATAGATTGCGATATTCCAGTGAAAGATTTATCAAAAGAAAAAATTGATATAATTTTTAACGGAACTGATAAAAGATATAGATTTGATTATGAGGGAAAAGATTTTTCTTTCCACGGTTTAAGAGAGTTTCATGGAATAATCAAAGGGCTAGAAAAAAGACATAAAGAAAGTTTTTCAGAGTCTCAAAAAGAAGAGATAGAAAATAAATTTATGATTGAAAAAGAGTGTAAATATTGTCACGGAAAAAGATTAAAACCTGAGGTTTTAGCAGTAACAATAAATGGAAAAAACATTATTGAAATCTGTGAGATGAGTATAAAAGAGACTTTGGAATTTTTTAACGGAATAACTCTTACAGAAAAACAGGAAAAAATATCTAAAGAGATATTAAAAGAGATAAGAGAAAGACTTAATTTTATGATAAATGTAGGACTTGATTATCTTTCACTTTTTAGAGCCACAAAAACTCTATCAGGTGGAGAAAGTCAAAGAATAAGACTTGCTACTCAGATTGGATCTGGTCTTACAGGAGTTTTATATGTTTTAGATGAACCAAGTATCGGACTTCATCAAAGAGATAATGATAAACTTTTGGAATCTTTAACAAGACTTAGAGATATTGGAAATACTTTAGTTGTAGTAGAACACGACGAAGATACAATGAATCAAGCTGATTGGATATTAGACCTTGGAAGAGGGGCAGGAGAATTTGGTGGAGATTTAGTAGCATTTGGAACACCGAGTGATATAAAAAATAATCCTAACTCTTTGACAGGAGAATATCTAAATGGAACTAAAAAAATAGAAGTTCCTGATAAAAGAAGAACTTTTGAAAAAACTATAAAACTTTTTGGAGCAAAGGGAAATAATTTAAAAAATATTGATGTGGAAATTCCTCTTGGAGTTATGACTGTAGTTACAGGAGTAAGTGGAAGTGGAAAATCTACACTAATAAATCAAACCTTGTATCCTATTTTATTTAATGAGTTAAACAATGGAAAACTTTATCCACTAGCCTATGATAAAATAGAGGGGGTAGAAAATTTAGATAAAGTTATTGATATAGATCAAACACCTATTGGTAGAACTCCTCGTTCAAATCCAGCTACTTATACAAAAGTTTTTGATGAGATAAGAGATATTTTTGCACAAACCAAAGATGCAAAGATGAAAGGGTATGAAAAAGGAAGATTTTCTTTTAATGTAAAAGGTGGAAGATGTGAGGCTTGTCAAGGAGCTGGAATTTTAAAAATAGAGATGAACTTTTTGCCAGATGTCTATGTAGAATGTGATGTTTGTCACGGAAAAAGATATAATAAAGAAACTTTAGAGGTCTATTATAAAGGAAAAACCATATCAGATGTTTTGGATATGAGTATAAATGAAGCTTATGAATTTTTTAAAGCTGTACCATCTCTTGAAAGAAAATTAAAAGTTTTAGTTGATGTGGGACTTGGATATATAAAACTAGGTCAACCAGCTACAACTTTATCAGGAGGAGAAGCACAAAGAATTAAACTTGCCACAGAACTTTCAAAAGTTTCTTCTGGAAGAACAATTTATATTTTAGATGAGCCTACAACAGGATTACATTTTGATGATGTAAAAAAATTATTAGAAGTTTTAGAAAGACTCGTTGAAAAAGGAAATACAGTTGTTGTAATAGAACATAACTTAGATGTTATAAAGACAGCTGATTATATTATAGATATTGGCCCAGAGGGTGGAAACGGCGGAGGAACTATTGTAAAAATTGGTACTCCAGAAGAAGTCGCTAGGTCAAGAAAAAGTTATACAGGTAAGTACTTAAAAAAGTATTTAAAAAAATAA
- the ruvC gene encoding crossover junction endodeoxyribonuclease RuvC: MKILGIDPGTAIVGFSILEYENSKINLIDYGCIYTDKNLPMEERLLIIFNELEKIIQKYSPEHMAVEELFYFKNNKTVISVGEARGVILLAGMKNNLKISEYTPLQVKIGITGYGKADKKQVQLMVKTLLKLKEIPKPDDAADAIAIAITHINSFNNLQFNTSFSSNISTKALTKTKMSAKEFRELMINK, encoded by the coding sequence ATGAAAATTTTAGGAATTGACCCCGGTACTGCCATAGTTGGTTTTTCTATCCTTGAATATGAAAACTCAAAAATAAATCTTATTGATTATGGTTGTATCTATACTGATAAAAATCTTCCTATGGAAGAACGTCTTTTAATAATTTTTAACGAACTTGAAAAAATTATCCAAAAATATTCTCCAGAACATATGGCTGTTGAAGAACTATTTTATTTTAAAAATAATAAAACTGTTATCTCTGTCGGAGAGGCTAGAGGTGTTATTTTATTAGCTGGTATGAAAAATAATCTGAAAATCTCTGAATACACTCCTCTTCAAGTAAAAATTGGTATCACTGGATATGGTAAAGCTGATAAAAAGCAAGTTCAGTTAATGGTAAAAACTCTTTTAAAACTTAAAGAGATTCCAAAACCTGATGACGCTGCTGATGCTATTGCAATAGCAATTACTCACATTAATTCTTTTAATAATTTACAGTTTAATACCTCTTTTTCATCAAATATCTCTACAAAAGCTCTTACAAAAACTAAAATGTCTGCAAAAGAATTTAGAGAACTTATGATTAACAAGTAA
- a CDS encoding superoxide dismutase translates to MSKYPFSLRELPYEYTALEPVISKTTIEFHKDKHLNAYTNNLNDALSKAPELQNLELEEILSHLDRVPKDLLAPVTNNGGGVYNHNFYFEALTSQNTTELKGDLKDKIVEDFGSVENFIDEFKKAAATVFGSGWAWLVLKDGKLEVIKTANQETPLKDGYVPLLTIDVWEHAYYIDYQNLRPTYIEKYMTIINWDLVAERYNKAK, encoded by the coding sequence ATGTCAAAATATCCATTTAGTTTAAGAGAGTTACCTTATGAGTACACAGCTTTAGAACCTGTTATTAGTAAAACAACAATAGAATTTCACAAAGATAAACACTTAAATGCTTATACAAATAACTTAAATGATGCTTTATCAAAAGCACCTGAATTACAAAATCTAGAATTAGAAGAAATCTTATCTCATTTAGATAGAGTTCCAAAAGATCTTCTTGCACCAGTAACAAATAATGGTGGTGGAGTTTACAATCACAATTTCTACTTTGAAGCTTTAACATCTCAAAATACAACAGAACTTAAAGGAGATTTAAAAGATAAAATAGTAGAAGATTTCGGAAGTGTTGAAAACTTTATAGATGAGTTTAAAAAAGCTGCAGCAACAGTTTTCGGTTCTGGTTGGGCTTGGTTAGTATTAAAAGATGGAAAGTTAGAAGTTATAAAAACAGCTAATCAAGAAACACCATTAAAAGATGGTTATGTACCTCTTTTAACAATAGACGTTTGGGAACACGCTTACTATATAGATTATCAAAACTTAAGACCAACTTACATAGAAAAATATATGACAATAATAAACTGGGATTTAGTAGCTGAGCGTTATAACAAAGCTAAATAA